The Porites lutea chromosome 7, jaPorLute2.1, whole genome shotgun sequence genome includes the window ataactatCGAGAATTTTCCCagcccctcgagtgtttatatcaggatatgcaaacacaggaaaaaatttttctattgcttttataaaataactttccaaagaaaaaaagcaaaactctctTGTTCAAGggactgattaaaagagaaattctttcCAGTCACGAAGTCTTGTACACAAAGATTTGAATGCGTAATCAAGTCCTTGTTTTGCagaaaagatgctttccaaaatatgggttTTTCTCCCTCAAATTGTCAGCTCAAGTGAAAAAAAGTTGACACTGCATGTttctaaagattttccaagtttcagccgacgaggaaatgggtaaataaagtaaacttgacAAGTTTTTcaactcaaactttttcaaattcgtgcttgcgtgattagggCACAAAAAGCAAGACATCTTGAcatcacaaccatgtttacatactctctgCAAACAcacctctcagccaatcagagagcacatactatcttagttattttataaattattataataattttgatGGAATGGCTGGAATACTGTCAAGGCCATTTTGATGTTGTGTGGTACGCAAAGTGTTTATAAAAACTTGAAAGGTGGAAAATAATATTACTTGCACAACTGTTGAAAGCCTAccaaaataaatgtaaaatagagttatttttagataatGATGCAGAACAGCATAACTCATGAACTGCGGACTATGGACTGGCTGTTAAAGCAATAGACAAGGAATAACAAGTAAGACACAGTCAGTAGTGGGGAACTTGGTGAACAGAAGTACCGTAATCAATTCATAGGGAAAAGGCCACAAATAACTGAATGCAATAACATAGGTCTTCAGATTCTGCAATGTGTAATCTCATGTTTTATGTTAATTACATACTAAGGTTTCTAAAACATAGTCCAAAGTTCACATTTTGTGCCCAGTCTGCAGTCCATACGTTTATCCAGCTTATAGTCTATAGTCCAGGTTTTATACTGACTACATCATAGCAGTTTAGAAGCTGATAACATGTTTGAAAGGTGTGAATAGTTTTTTCTGGCTCAAGTTGGAGCTCCAATTATATCAGAGGAATTACTCAACTTCGATGGAATTTCCAATTTATGaaagtattattttttgtgattATGCCAGATTCTGTTAGAGGTAGTTTTATAGTGGCGTATGGTGCTCGAAAGGCATTATTCTACCTCAGCTGCCATCAGGCAGGAATGTCTGTGTCTGGCATTAACCATACTAGGAGCCTTGCTTCTGAGCTGCAGACACAATAGCAGTGTAATGAAATACTGGAATTTTCCGAATATTGACTGTATTATATTGAAAATTAGTTTAACAGTAGAGCCCCTTTAATTTTGGAATTGTAAACATTAAAGTGTTAGTTAATAAATTCGTTACATATTTGGAAGAGAACTGGGAGAAATTTTAGAACAACATTTATtgaattcatatttttaaaattattgttgGAATTGTTTATTTACTGGTTAGCCTTAAGCAGAATATATTTATTGAAATGAACATATGAATTTTAACTCTTTCAATGTTATGTTTTCTGGCTTTGCCATACAGTCTATCAATATTTTTAAGAAGTTTTGATTCACTTTAGAGGCACTTTAGTTAGAGGAACACTGTCACATTCTAGTAAGAATTATGATGGAGCGCTTTGTCCTCACATTTTCGAGTTTCGAGccttcctttctttttatttcagcaAAGTATATCCTTAAACAGTCTCATTACTCTCAGGGATCTCATTAAGTTCTGAAGCAACCTTGCAAATGGAGATTCACCTGTAATATCTCACAAAAATTTTTAGCGCCACCTCAGCATTGTACTTTGATGACCTGTAACATCAAGTAAGCTCAGCCACACAGGTGTTACGGATTatggctcttaatgacagctctgacTCTTGTAAGTACTTAACTGTACAAAAACGCCATTTTTTGCCAACACATAACAGTTTGTCCATATCTTGTGTCAGTGTTGCTTTAACTATAAATTAACAAACAAATGGTAGTCAGGGGTAGGTCCAAGAATTATTACTAGACATTGGGTCCAGACTTTAGCGCACAATGTAAATCTTTGTATGCTATGTCCCTTCAGTCGTAGCAATCAACATAGATGTATTAGTCAATAAATAATTGCTAGGTTTTTTTAGGGAAAGTCTGGACCCTGTGAATCCTTTCACTGGATTTTCTGTTAGTAGTGCTTAATTTTTATCCAGTTACCTAAAAATTTCAGCCTCTTTATTTGGTTTTTGAAAGGTTGCAGGTGTTAAAACCAGCCCCAAATTATTTAAATGCTGTGCTGAAATGAACATTAGTTTCCAGAGGGAGATAAGACAAGATATTAATGTTATACTGTACTCTAGTGATGTgctgttgaaaataaagtttgtcCTTAAATTTTAAGTGGCTGGGATTACAACTTAAGCTTTCATAGCAGGTGTTTAGAGGTGGCTAATGGTAAAATCTCAGTTTTTAGAATCTTGTACactctgaaatggaagaaatGCCCAAACAGGAGACTTTGATCACCACAATACTtttgaaatcattttaaaagTTCCTGACACTAATAATATTGTGAAAGTaatattgttattttctaggaatcatttccctttttttaggGCCATGGCTGGATGAGGAACATGCCTCGTGTAGATTTTAAcccaaatttttaatttaaataattatggTGGAATGTCCACGTGTGACACCTTCCATGAGTGaccaccaaaattttcccattgAAATCACTACTGTtgaaacctcttgtaagcaaccaccttTGTAAGTGACCACAACCCCTCTTTTGAATTACGATTTTGGAATTTTTCATTGCCATAGCCCCTCCATGTAGAAGGCGCTCCAAATATTTGTCCTCCAAACTTGTAACCCcaaaaaccctccattaaatcgcccctctaAATGTAAGCCCCTGGGGCTTGTCCTTGGAAATTACCCTCAAATTGGaaataaagcaaagcaaaaactgtaCAGTAACATATAAATTCTTGCATTTGGCAAAGAACTTTTACGTGTGCCAAATGATAGCACTCAAAAAGTGTCACAGTATATCACTGTTTGCGGTACTTGCATAGCTGAGTTTTAGTAAGATCTATGTCCTCAAGGCAAGTTTCAGTAAAAACattactgacataaatttccttccaactataagctagcccaatgGATTTTGCAACATAAATTTCCCTCCCAGTATTAGCCTAgccgattttgaaacacaaatttccctccatataTAAGTCCCTTAGAAAGAGCGTTTGAAAAATATAGGCCCAGGGGCTTagtttcggaattttacggtatgttccACACTTCACAGCCTCGCACTTATTGCAGGACTTTGCAGAGAACATTGATTTTGGAATTTAGCACCCTAAACAGTACCTACCCATAAAATTAATTTGATTCCCCAAATTGATGGCAAACACCCATATCAGTTTTATGACAGAGTCCTATGTAAACCCCCAGGGCTATTTCACTCATTGACAACGATTCTGATTTTCTTTTAACCTACAGTGTATCTGTAGCTCATGgctttattataattatgaaaTAAGGATACAATCAGTCAAGGTTATTTCCAGCTATTTACAGGATATGTAATGTTGCACCAATAATTTACATGTCTTCCTGACACACATACTGGTCCAAAATGTGAGGTGGTTGTAGCATTTGAATTTGAGTTTAAGATCTTTAAATGAGATAactcaaattaaaattaatgaaagctTGTGAGGTGTACTTAATCTCCTAGCTTTCTCCTACATAGAGGTTTGATGAGATGttatttaaaggagctgtgtcaacAGTGGGAACCACAAGCGAGGGCGGATTTGGGGGTGGCCAGCCTCCCCTTCTGtctgggaatttttttcttttgtaaacgtGTGTCAAATAGTACTTTGAGCTTTGttacttaaatatattttctttaataaacatTGTTAATTAGAAATTTATTGAACATTGTCTTGCTGGGAGGTTGTGCTCTTGCTGCAATCGCTTTGGCCCCTGTTAGCatcattttgttgtttgtagcatttgaaataatgtttgggagacattttgtttgagaaaagTTGTGCAATTTCatcattcacaagtaatttctcacAAGCTCGGTGGTGAATAAGGAGGTGTAATTGGCACTATAAAGAAAATGAACTAGCCtgctgtgacacagcccctttccACCACAAAAGTACCCTGTGTAGCAGGTCCCTGCCATGCAGGCTACACAAGAAGGGGAGGGTTGTTTAAAGTGAGTGAAAATGCGAACTGCTGACAACAGAAACTCCTAAAATGAAAAGCCCCTTTGAAACTCTGTGGAGGAGAGAGGTGCTTTCTCCCGTATAGTTtgttaatatcataggtgacgaattactccttaattttggcgcgaaatttcagcgttaatttgtaatttcacatgtgaaattacaaaattgccatggcaaccttccgtacgtcttaGTGTCAAGATGGcaatgaagttttaaaatgtcatgaatcaAGATGTCAGGGCAAagaagacgctttagaaaacctgaacacacgaaagagcacatcaagagggattctaacaggtattttgtcgaaaaactctgaacttaagccaaatttaagctctaaacctTCGCGAGAGTGCAGGAGTTCTCGATcaatacgatccaggataaacatgtcaaaaatcaaAGACTGCtgacgtaattcgtcacccatgatattaataggtaatcaaatggtatactcgtgaaattagggaataatttcacttgcgttttgtccaaatcctgataatttccctcgcctaataATGGCTTggaaaattataaggatttggacaaaacgcgcgtgaaattattccctaatttcactcatcaccatttgattacacatacaaatgCAGTACTTGAATTCAagaattatttctttttgcaaTCTGGCTAGAGCCTTGTCTAAACTGCAGATCTGAAATGGTCCACAATGTTTAGGATCAAAAGAGTTACTTTACCATGACTGATTCCTCCTCCTGAGAAATTTCCATTCTTTGTCCCTCTGTTTCCGCCTCATGATCAACTCTGAAAGAGGTTTTAACTTGAGCAGTAGCTTCACCGTGGATAGCTGATATCATATCTTCAACAACACCAGTGGTTGCTTCACccttaaaatgtaaatttttaacaTGTCTTCTCAGGTGACTAGGATTATTGAAAGCTTTTGGGCAAAAGCTGCACTTGTAAGGCCTTTCACCTGTATGTATAAGCACGTGTCTTTGAAGATTTCCAGAGATTGAAAATGCCTTGTCACAATACTGGCAGCGATATGGCTGTTCACCAGTGTGTACACGTAGATGTTTTCTTAAAGAGCTGTACTCAGCAAACGATTGATAACAACTTGTGCACTTGTATGGCTTTTCACCAGTGTGAACACGGACATGTTTTTGAAGAGAGCCAGGATCTCGGAAAGCCTTAGGGCAAAAAGTACATTTGTGTGGCCGGTTCCTCATATGAAGGGCAATGTGGTCATCAAGGCTTTTTGCTTCTCTGAATGGCTGAAAACAAATTGTACAGGTATAATGCTGTCCGTCATCCATGTGGAATTCTAGATGTTTCTGAAGACCAAGGGAACTCCTAAACAGCTGCGCACACACTTCACATTTGTACACCGACTTGTCACTTCCTAAATCTCCCTTGAGAAGATCATCAACTGTGGGAATCACATTTTGATCATTTAAAACAGTTCTCTGTTCATACTCCTGTGATTCGGAAGATGTTTCTATGACCTTGACTGCTTTATCTTCTATTACATGGATATCCGTCTGAGACTTGTTCTTGACATACATGTATGTTTCTGTACTTGGTTGGGTAGCCTGTGTTAAACTAgtagaataattattgtttgAAGAAACCAAAAGTATAACAGAGCTGGAAGTCACTGAGTCACTCGGTTCAACATCATGTTTTTGTGTGAAACGTTCACACACTGCAGAATTACCATTTAGGAGGTAATTATTGTTACATGATTGTATTTCTGGCATCTTTACACTTGACAGTGTTTTGGAACTTTCTTCCACTCCCTCTGGAGTAGCACTTTTCATAATGAGAGAAGCACTTCCACAGGTATCCTTTGCTGTGGCTAACTTACTGCTTGAAGTAGCAACATATGGTACTGAATTGACTTTCTCAGGTTTAGCATTGTCAAAGGAAGATGTTTGGACAGCTGCAACATGGCTTTCTTTACTTACATTTGTAGGAGTAGAACCAAGaacattttcatttgtttgattttctttctctttggcAGAAACATCAGTATTTTTCTCAGGATAATGTGTTTTGTCCTGTTTAACACCACCAATAATGGGCACAGGCATAAAATTGATGAGAATTTGAGCAACATCCATTTCTGTAGAGTTTTCCTCACTGATTTCCTGTTTGTTACTGTCCGTTGGAGGCATTTCAGAAGACTTCACAACTGGCTTTCTTTCTAAAATGTCCTCTCGCTTTGTTCCATATTCAGATAGTGGTTGCTGTTCTTTGGCGTTCTTTTTTTCGAACTCATCATTACCTTGGACGTCCTTAATCTGTTGGGATTGTGTGGATTGGCTTTCAGAatctttgctttgtttgttgGCAAATCCATTCCCTGGCATGTTAAAATAGGGAAAGTATGGTGCAAATGGCACCAATCCACCAAACGTGGGATACAACATGGGGTGAGGAAACTGTGGCTGTTCAGCAATGGTTCTTTTGCTGGGACCTGCTAGGGAATTCTGTGCACTTTCACTGCTTACATTCTCTACAGTAGTCGTACTAACTGGTGCAGCCACATGCACAGAAGTAGTATCCCCTTTTGACATTGCTCTAGTTGATGACTCATTTCGAGTTACACTGGATTGGTGTATCACCTGTGCCATTCCTGAGCTCATAGCTTCCATGTATTGCTGCATAAAAGAGCCACTGTTTGGAGGCCAGAATGGTGGCATCATTCTTACAGGCATCACTGGAGGAGTAAACACTGGGACAGGCATGGGTATAAAACCAAACATTCCTGCTGGATTCATAGAACTGTCCATGTTAAAAGGTAGTGGATTGTTGCTGTCCTCTTTTCCTGACATGCTAAAACCTACATGACAAAATAACAACACACAGAATACTGTCAATAAACTCTAATATTTAATGTGAAAGGAAGAAACATTTAGAGGTGATATGACATCTAATGTTGttatttgttcaaaatattttgccttttCTTATTGGCTCCAATCTACTTTACTTGCCAGGAAGTGAGATTGATTGATGGTAATGGTGAACTTAAAAATGGCGTTCATGGCTATCCAAAGATGAAATAGCtaaatttctgactaaaactgcACAGAAGAAATGCAAGACATATTGCTCAATGGATGTTAATTACTTTTTATGCCAAGAGATAGGCCACAGTTTTGAAGAACGTCTACAAGGAAGTAAGTTTGTTAGGAACttagaaaaattttgaatggaTGATACAACAATTTTTGAATTCAGCTTCTGTGTGATGTGAAGAATAATGTATGCTGATCTTTGGGGTtgtcatactcagcctcattgaaaaactgttaatTATACCTTTAAGcgcaaaaaaatattcagttagAAAATTTGTGAATAATAGTATCACTGTAGGTTTGAAAACAGCTACAGACAATTTTGACTGTGTGAAATTGAACTCTGCTTGACACAGTGGAAAACCCATAAAAATCAGAGCAATCAACAATTCAGACACTACTGCTAACAGTAATTTTTAAGTGTGACATATTTCACACTTTGATGTTGTTTCCCTGGTATATTGATCACATACTTGCTTAACAAATGTTATAAATACCGTGATTCCTCTATTaggcccccctctcaaataagccccctccctctaTTCTAGTAGGCCTCCCCTTTTCgagggaagaaagttaataaaccCTCCTCTCCTCCCCTAACTATTCTTCACTATTGATAGACTGTATTGATCAATAAGACagtaaaactttgtgtggactgatCAGGGATGGTTTGTTAAATTACCAACTGGAATTTTGGACTTGAtcctgatcctcggctgcaagACCTCCAAtgttcttgtacttgagctttattttcctctttgtatctagttctttatggagaactgataccattgtcTCTTCTACATTAAATGGGCCCACTCTTCTTTGATAAGCCCTCTGTCTCTTttggggcttaatagaggatttatagTACTTTTCTGACAAAACtcattcccagcaagaaaagcCAATCTTGCCAATTACAAAAAGTAACTACCTGCACAACACAAACAAACTATCCATTTGTAAATTACAAACTCTTGGAAAAATTTAATGCCACACAGTAACTAAATCACCAGAACTCCATCTGGATTCTTGGTTTTTTTCTAGCTCTAAAACTACATTTACATTTACCTTATTTGATTTCTGTATATGACATACTTGAGCCCCAATATTtctagagaaagagaaagacaaacaAGATACAGTATGTTTCTCCCTGACTCCTTGTAATTTGCATGACCCGCCCAGATTGGCCACTGCTTGCTGTAGGCATGccaaattttgtaaatttatggtaaaaacaataaagtgTGTGTGTGTACATATGTACAGATGCACTAGCTTGTGAATGCAGATTTATTTCCAGTTGTTTCTTTGTCTCTGGCAAAGATGACCACAGGCTGCAGCCACACTCACACATTAATTGTTTTTAGGCACAATTGCCataaaaaatctttttccttttaatataaATAATTTCTTTGACAGTTTATGGaatgaaagaacaaaatattCATTTAAGCTTGGTTTCAACAAAATTTACTGGTGGCTTTAATAGTCAAGTGGTTCTTGGGTATTACGTTATGATATGTTATATAGAAACCCATACAGTTGAGGTTATCAATTCACTAGTCATCAAAATCGTGTCTTTTTTTCACTCTTTAAAGGTacagtattaaaaaaatttagccCCTCCCTTCAGCTAACTCTGACTGATAGTGACAAATGCTATTCTACAAATTATTGAAATTATTACAGCAAAACTTGTTCCAACACGAAACTGTAGACCCaggcaaaacaatatttgttgttcttgttaaaCAAGAGATAATTTAAGATTTCCGCCGTATTAAGTgtgcataaaaaattaaaaattgctcACAATCTTCCTTTAGAACGAGGAATTTTATATTTCTTGGGTGCAGCTGCCCAAGGCAAATTGCGCGGGCACCGTATACACGGTCAACGACATAAAAATTgcaggaaaaaagaaatgtaacGATCTAAAAGAGGCAATTCTgcaaatttcagttttaaaataacatcTTTCTATGTTGATCTTACGTGGTGAAACAAACTATATCAAATCCAAacgaaaaaagggaaatttctaaaataaaagcaatgacGTTCATACACAGGAAGATATA containing:
- the LOC140944137 gene encoding uncharacterized protein isoform X2, translating into MSGKEDSNNPLPFNMDSSMNPAGMFGFIPMPVPVFTPPVMPVRMMPPFWPPNSGSFMQQYMEAMSSGMAQVIHQSSVTRNESSTRAMSKGDTTSVHVAAPVSTTTVENVSSESAQNSLAGPSKRTIAEQPQFPHPMLYPTFGGLVPFAPYFPYFNMPGNGFANKQSKDSESQSTQSQQIKDVQGNDEFEKKNAKEQQPLSEYGTKREDILERKPVVKSSEMPPTDSNKQEISEENSTEMDVAQILINFMPVPIIGGVKQDKTHYPEKNTDVSAKEKENQTNENVLGSTPTNVSKESHVAAVQTSSFDNAKPEKVNSVPYVATSSSKLATAKDTCGSASLIMKSATPEGVEESSKTLSSVKMPEIQSCNNNYLLNGNSAVCERFTQKHDVEPSDSVTSSSVILLVSSNNNYSTSLTQATQPSTETYMYVKNKSQTDIHVIEDKAVKVIETSSESQEYEQRTVLNDQNVIPTVDDLLKGDLGSDKSVYKCEVCAQLFRSSLGLQKHLEFHMDDGQHYTCTICFQPFREAKSLDDHIALHMRNRPHKCTFCPKAFRDPGSLQKHVRVHTGEKPYKCTSCYQSFAEYSSLRKHLRVHTGEQPYRCQYCDKAFSISGNLQRHVLIHTGERPYKCSFCPKAFNNPSHLRRHVKNLHFKGEATTGVVEDMISAIHGEATAQVKTSFRVDHEAETEGQRMEISQEEESVMVK
- the LOC140944137 gene encoding uncharacterized protein isoform X1, which codes for MILEGFSMSGKEDSNNPLPFNMDSSMNPAGMFGFIPMPVPVFTPPVMPVRMMPPFWPPNSGSFMQQYMEAMSSGMAQVIHQSSVTRNESSTRAMSKGDTTSVHVAAPVSTTTVENVSSESAQNSLAGPSKRTIAEQPQFPHPMLYPTFGGLVPFAPYFPYFNMPGNGFANKQSKDSESQSTQSQQIKDVQGNDEFEKKNAKEQQPLSEYGTKREDILERKPVVKSSEMPPTDSNKQEISEENSTEMDVAQILINFMPVPIIGGVKQDKTHYPEKNTDVSAKEKENQTNENVLGSTPTNVSKESHVAAVQTSSFDNAKPEKVNSVPYVATSSSKLATAKDTCGSASLIMKSATPEGVEESSKTLSSVKMPEIQSCNNNYLLNGNSAVCERFTQKHDVEPSDSVTSSSVILLVSSNNNYSTSLTQATQPSTETYMYVKNKSQTDIHVIEDKAVKVIETSSESQEYEQRTVLNDQNVIPTVDDLLKGDLGSDKSVYKCEVCAQLFRSSLGLQKHLEFHMDDGQHYTCTICFQPFREAKSLDDHIALHMRNRPHKCTFCPKAFRDPGSLQKHVRVHTGEKPYKCTSCYQSFAEYSSLRKHLRVHTGEQPYRCQYCDKAFSISGNLQRHVLIHTGERPYKCSFCPKAFNNPSHLRRHVKNLHFKGEATTGVVEDMISAIHGEATAQVKTSFRVDHEAETEGQRMEISQEEESVMVK